A section of the Babesia microti strain RI chromosome I, complete genome genome encodes:
- a CDS encoding aarF domain-containing kinase (overlaps_old_locusTagID:BBM_I01140) gives MYRNNIPRHISSILPTKCARNSYFYFPKHILYPGIINKRLCRSLNSLFSITQRLILSFYNDGADSCSAYGDKHKDFTAQNGKFDKNLRSGLGSFSAFNPDIQSKLQNLKNYSRKLTTSGTISSHCFLNAEQNHNHIQNTFGVGKCHYSSDRIMKGSNLSVSKTSRALQITDLVVGMITGATFDTIKRIAKGQRTNWKESFLSEANMNRLTDSVCKMRGAALKLCQFLSMQQNALPQPLLDALANARNRADFMPQEQVLHILTSEFGDNWRDKFDQFDLTPIASASIGQVHLANVKGRQVAVKIQFPGVSDSIVSDIDNFIKLCDILHLVPESMFIDIFGKEIKSELLSECHYLNEAEFYRIFKQLLGGLDGFYVPDVLSGLTTNKILTTEFVTGISLDQAATILSQDKRNSIGSRLLKLVLNELFAFQLMNTDPNPRNFIYDIENDIINLIDFGAVRHYNEKFINDYREIVKASILGDKEMIKKLSYSLGFLCEKDTDEMIDTHINSVLLIGEPLRNDEYDFRNNEIIENIRAKTAKMIKIRSKPPPPEVYTLHRKLAGCYLLCHNLSAKIYTAYCKQILEID, from the exons atGTATAGAAACAATATTCCACGGCATATTTCTTCCATTTTGCCCACGAAGTGTGCTAGaaatagttatttttaCTTCCCCAAACACATTTTATACCCAGGAATCATCAATAAACGTTTATGTAGATCtttaaattcattattttctaTAACGCAAcgtttaattttatcgtTTTACAATGACGGGGCAGACAGTTGTTCTGCTTATGGAGATAAGCACAAAGATTTTACAGCGCAAAACGGAAAATTTGACAAGAATTTACGATCAGGTTTGGGTTCATTCAGCGCATTCAATCCTGATATTCAGTCGAAGCTTcagaatttaaaaaattattctaGAAAATTGACTACATCTGGAACAATTTCTAGCCACTGCTTTTTAAACGCTGAACAGAATCACAatcatattcaaaatacATTTGGGGTGGGCAAATGCCACTATTCGTCCGATAGAATAATGAAAGGAAGTAATTTATCCGTATCTAAAACTTCTAGAGCCCTGCAAATTACAG ACTTAGTGGTAGGGATGATCACTGGAGCTACTTTCGATACTATTAAGCGAATAGCCAAA GGTCAACGCACCAATTGGAAGGAATCATTTCTATCTGAAGCTAATATGAATAGACTTACTGATTCTGTCTGCAAAATGAGGG GAGCTGCATTGAAGTTATGCCAATTTTTGAG TATGCAACAAAATGCATTGCCTCAACCATTGCTAGATGCTTTAGCCAATGCTAGAAACAGAGCAGATTTTATGCCACAGGAACAGGTGTTACACATTTTAACTTCTGAATTTGGCGATAATTGGcgtgataaatttgaccaATTTGATTTAACACCAATTGCCAGTGCCAGTATTGGTCAAGTGCACCTGGCAAATGTAAAGGGTAGGCAGGTTGCCGTTAAGATTCAATTTCCGG GTGTATCCGATTCTATAGTATCGGACATTGATAACTTTATAAAGCTATGTGACATATTACATCTTGTCCCCGAATCTATGTTTATCGACATTTTTGGCAAAGAGATAAAATCTGAATTATTATCAGAGTGccattatttaaatgagGCTGAATTTTATCGCATTTTCAAGCAATTACTTGGGGGATTAGATGGGTTTTATGTACCAGATGTATTGAGTGGTTTAACAACCAATAAAATTCTAACGACAGAATTTGTTACGGGG ATATCATTAGATCAGGCTGCAACGATCTTAAGTCAGGATAAGCGCAATTCTATTGGATCTAGATTGTTAAAACTAGTACTGAATGAGCTATTCGCGTTCCAACTAATGAATACCGATCCCAACCCtagaaattttatctatgatattgaaaatgatataatcaATCTCATAGATTTTGGAGCAG TCCGTCATTACAATGAGAAATTCATTAATGATTACCGGGAAATTGTAAAAGCTTCAATTTTAGGA GACAAAGAGATGATTAAAAAACTATCCTATTCACTTGGATTCTTGTGCGAAAAAGATACTGATGAGATGATAGATACTCATATCAATTCTGTACTACTAATTG GGGAACCATTGAGAAACGATGAATACGACTTTCGTAACAAcgaaataattgaaaat ATAAGGGCAAAGACAGCTAAAATGATTAAGATCAGAAGTAAGCCCCCTCCACCAGAAGTATACACCCTGCATCGTAAGCTCGCAG GGTGTTACTTATTGTGTCATAATTTGTCAGCCAAAATTTATACCGCATATTGTAAGCAGATATTAGAAATCGACTAA